Proteins encoded by one window of Bacillus rossius redtenbacheri isolate Brsri chromosome 3, Brsri_v3, whole genome shotgun sequence:
- the LOC134530660 gene encoding uncharacterized protein LOC134530660 isoform X1, whose translation MGYNLLGSSMFVRLGRYIESCQGFPVRIDVNKRGKQMYHNCTGGATVKLCVQKIKHNKSLFQKARVFLMVGLNDVLKGTRSDYAARDFKILLRMLQERECNVVVMLLPPVPRFQPGSRQELYREWLNCHMQSTAESMNMRVINADTIFRRWDGSVKSEFFERFMGAERRPDNIHWNEKGMKALVHFLKKCL comes from the exons ATGGGTTACAACCTGCTGGGCTCGTCCATGTTCGTGCGCCTCGGCAGATATATAGAGAGCTGCCAAGGATTTCCAGTCCGAATTGACGTTAACA AGAGAGGCAAGCAGATGTATCACAACTGCACTGGAGGGGCAACAGTGAAATTGtgtgtacaaaaaataaaacacaacaaatcGTTGTTTCAAAAAGCACGCGTGTTTTTGATGGTGGGACTGAACGATGTGCTG AAGGGCACCCGATCTGACTATGCGGCGAGGGATTTTAAAATCCTCCTCCGGATGCTGCAGGAGAGGGAGTGTAACGTAGTGGTGATGCTGCTGCCCCCTGTGCCACGCTTCCAGCCGGGCAGCAGGCAGGAGCTGTACCGCGAGTGGCTCAACTGCCACATGCAGAGCACCGCAG AAAGCATGAACATGCGCGTAATTAACGCAGACACGATTTTTCGTAGATGGGATGGTTCCGTGAAGTCGGAGTTTTTTGAGAG GTTCATGGGTGCTGAAAGGAGACCTGACAACATTCACTGGAACGAAAAAGGGATGAAGGCACTTGTGCATTTCCTGaagaaatgtttgtaa
- the LOC134530660 gene encoding uncharacterized protein LOC134530660 isoform X2 has product MGYNLLGSSMFVRLGRYIESCQGFPVRIDVNKRGKQMYHNCTGGATVKLCVQKIKHNKSLFQKARVFLMVGLNDVLERECNVVVMLLPPVPRFQPGSRQELYREWLNCHMQSTAESMNMRVINADTIFRRWDGSVKSEFFERFMGAERRPDNIHWNEKGMKALVHFLKKCL; this is encoded by the exons ATGGGTTACAACCTGCTGGGCTCGTCCATGTTCGTGCGCCTCGGCAGATATATAGAGAGCTGCCAAGGATTTCCAGTCCGAATTGACGTTAACA AGAGAGGCAAGCAGATGTATCACAACTGCACTGGAGGGGCAACAGTGAAATTGtgtgtacaaaaaataaaacacaacaaatcGTTGTTTCAAAAAGCACGCGTGTTTTTGATGGTGGGACTGAACGATGTGCTG GAGAGGGAGTGTAACGTAGTGGTGATGCTGCTGCCCCCTGTGCCACGCTTCCAGCCGGGCAGCAGGCAGGAGCTGTACCGCGAGTGGCTCAACTGCCACATGCAGAGCACCGCAG AAAGCATGAACATGCGCGTAATTAACGCAGACACGATTTTTCGTAGATGGGATGGTTCCGTGAAGTCGGAGTTTTTTGAGAG GTTCATGGGTGCTGAAAGGAGACCTGACAACATTCACTGGAACGAAAAAGGGATGAAGGCACTTGTGCATTTCCTGaagaaatgtttgtaa
- the LOC134530660 gene encoding uncharacterized protein LOC134530660 isoform X3: MYHNCTGGATVKLCVQKIKHNKSLFQKARVFLMVGLNDVLKGTRSDYAARDFKILLRMLQERECNVVVMLLPPVPRFQPGSRQELYREWLNCHMQSTAESMNMRVINADTIFRRWDGSVKSEFFERFMGAERRPDNIHWNEKGMKALVHFLKKCL; this comes from the exons ATGTATCACAACTGCACTGGAGGGGCAACAGTGAAATTGtgtgtacaaaaaataaaacacaacaaatcGTTGTTTCAAAAAGCACGCGTGTTTTTGATGGTGGGACTGAACGATGTGCTG AAGGGCACCCGATCTGACTATGCGGCGAGGGATTTTAAAATCCTCCTCCGGATGCTGCAGGAGAGGGAGTGTAACGTAGTGGTGATGCTGCTGCCCCCTGTGCCACGCTTCCAGCCGGGCAGCAGGCAGGAGCTGTACCGCGAGTGGCTCAACTGCCACATGCAGAGCACCGCAG AAAGCATGAACATGCGCGTAATTAACGCAGACACGATTTTTCGTAGATGGGATGGTTCCGTGAAGTCGGAGTTTTTTGAGAG GTTCATGGGTGCTGAAAGGAGACCTGACAACATTCACTGGAACGAAAAAGGGATGAAGGCACTTGTGCATTTCCTGaagaaatgtttgtaa